A window of the Canis lupus baileyi chromosome 8, mCanLup2.hap1, whole genome shotgun sequence genome harbors these coding sequences:
- the AMDHD2 gene encoding N-acetylglucosamine-6-phosphate deacetylase isoform X1 gives MRGGQDGARAPVLQFTNCRILRGQALLREDLWVREGRVLDPEKLFFEERRVADERRDCGGCILAPGFIDVQINGGFGVDFSQATEDVGSGVALVAQRILSHGVTSFCPTLVTSPPEVYHKVLPQIPVKSGGPHGAGVLGVHLEGPFISREKRGAHPEAHLRSFETNAFHDVLATYGPLDNVRIVTLAPELGRSHEVIQALTARGICVSLGHSVANLQAAEEAVQSGATFITHLFNAMLPFHHRDPGIVGLLTSDRLPPGRHIFYGMIADGTHTNPAALRIAHRAHPQGLVLVTDAVPALGLGNGRHTLGQQEVEVDGLTAYVAGTKTLSGSIAPMDVCVRHFLQATGCSVELALEAASLHPAQLLGLEKRKGTLDFGADADFVMLDDSLHVRATYISGELVWQAEAARQ, from the exons ATGCGCGGCGGGCAGGACGGGGCGCGGGCCCCGGTGCTCCAGTTCACCAACTGCCGCATCCTGCGAGGCCAGGCGCTGCTCAG GGAGGATTTGTGGGTGCGCGAAGGCCGCGTTCTGGACCCCGAGAAGCTGTTCTTTGAGGAGCGGCGAGTGGCAGATGAGCGGCGGGACTGCGGGGGCTGCATCCTGGCGCCCGGCTTCATCGACGTGCAGATCAACG GTGGATTTGGCGTTGACTTCTCTCAGGCCACGGAGGACGTGGGCTCAGGAGTCGCCCTGGTGGCCCAGAGAATCTTGTCGCATGGAGTCACCTCTTTCTGCCCCACGTTGGTCACCTCACCACCAGAGGTTTATCACAAG GTCCTTCCTCAGATCCCTGTGAAGAGTGGTGGTCCCCATGGGGCAGGGGTCCTCG ggGTGCACCTGGAGGGCCCGTTCATCAGTCGGGAGAAGCGGGGTGCACACCCCGAAGCCCACCTGCGCTCCTTTGAGACCAACGCCTTCCATGACGTGCTGGCCACCTACGGGCCCTTGGACAACGTCCGCATTGTGACGCTGGCCCCCGAGCTGGGCCGAAGCCATGAGGTGATACAGGCGCTGACGGCCCGTGGCATCTGTGTGTCCCTAG GACACTCGGTGGCCAACCTGCAGGCTGCGGAGGAAGCCGTGCAGAGTGGGGCCACCTTCATCACGCACCTCTTCAACGCCATGCTGCCT TTCCACCACCGTGACCCAGGGATCGTGGGGCTTTTGACTAGTGACCGGCTGCCACCAGGCCGCCACATCTTCTACGGGATGATTGCTGACGGCACACATACCAACCCCGCTGCCCTGCGCATTGCCCACCGCGCCCATCCCCAGG GGCTGGTGTTGGTCACCGATGCTGTCCCTGCCCTGGGCTTGGGCAATGGCCGTCACACGCTGGGGCAGCAGGAGGTGGAAGTAGATGGGCTGACAGCCTATGTGGCAG GCACCAAGACTCTGAGTGGCAGCATCGCCCCGATGGACGTCTGTGTCCGGCACTTCCTGCAGGCCACAG GCTGCAGTGTGGAATTGGCCCTGGAGGCTGCGTCCCTGCACCCCGCTCAGCTGCTGGGGCTGGAGAAGCGCAAGGGGACCCTGGACTTCGGGGCGGATGCAG ACTTCGTGATGCTCGATGACTCTCTCCACGTGCGGGCCACCTACATCTCGGGCGAGTTGGTGTGGCAGGCGGAGGCGGCCAGGCAGTGA
- the AMDHD2 gene encoding N-acetylglucosamine-6-phosphate deacetylase isoform X2, which translates to MALRPQPTALPAPGSPAHTPPPGVHPPSSLAVLLVLQPEARPVAWARSTARRVPAAVQVLPQIPVKSGGPHGAGVLGVHLEGPFISREKRGAHPEAHLRSFETNAFHDVLATYGPLDNVRIVTLAPELGRSHEVIQALTARGICVSLGHSVANLQAAEEAVQSGATFITHLFNAMLPFHHRDPGIVGLLTSDRLPPGRHIFYGMIADGTHTNPAALRIAHRAHPQGLVLVTDAVPALGLGNGRHTLGQQEVEVDGLTAYVAGTKTLSGSIAPMDVCVRHFLQATGCSVELALEAASLHPAQLLGLEKRKGTLDFGADADFVMLDDSLHVRATYISGELVWQAEAARQ; encoded by the exons ATGGCGCTGAGGCCTCAGCCCACGGCCCTGCCCGCACCAGGCTCTCCGGCCCACACCCCTCCGCCCGGAGTGCACCCCCCTTCCAGCCTGGCCGTGCTTCTGGTCCTGCAGCCCGAGGCCAGGCCCGTCGCCTGGGCCAGGTCCACAGCCCGCCGTGTCCCCGCTGCTGTCCAG GTCCTTCCTCAGATCCCTGTGAAGAGTGGTGGTCCCCATGGGGCAGGGGTCCTCG ggGTGCACCTGGAGGGCCCGTTCATCAGTCGGGAGAAGCGGGGTGCACACCCCGAAGCCCACCTGCGCTCCTTTGAGACCAACGCCTTCCATGACGTGCTGGCCACCTACGGGCCCTTGGACAACGTCCGCATTGTGACGCTGGCCCCCGAGCTGGGCCGAAGCCATGAGGTGATACAGGCGCTGACGGCCCGTGGCATCTGTGTGTCCCTAG GACACTCGGTGGCCAACCTGCAGGCTGCGGAGGAAGCCGTGCAGAGTGGGGCCACCTTCATCACGCACCTCTTCAACGCCATGCTGCCT TTCCACCACCGTGACCCAGGGATCGTGGGGCTTTTGACTAGTGACCGGCTGCCACCAGGCCGCCACATCTTCTACGGGATGATTGCTGACGGCACACATACCAACCCCGCTGCCCTGCGCATTGCCCACCGCGCCCATCCCCAGG GGCTGGTGTTGGTCACCGATGCTGTCCCTGCCCTGGGCTTGGGCAATGGCCGTCACACGCTGGGGCAGCAGGAGGTGGAAGTAGATGGGCTGACAGCCTATGTGGCAG GCACCAAGACTCTGAGTGGCAGCATCGCCCCGATGGACGTCTGTGTCCGGCACTTCCTGCAGGCCACAG GCTGCAGTGTGGAATTGGCCCTGGAGGCTGCGTCCCTGCACCCCGCTCAGCTGCTGGGGCTGGAGAAGCGCAAGGGGACCCTGGACTTCGGGGCGGATGCAG ACTTCGTGATGCTCGATGACTCTCTCCACGTGCGGGCCACCTACATCTCGGGCGAGTTGGTGTGGCAGGCGGAGGCGGCCAGGCAGTGA